The following proteins come from a genomic window of Crateriforma spongiae:
- the dprA gene encoding DNA-processing protein DprA encodes MDESIVDTDQSPAAPASASLRDLLQLVLLPGLGPRTLARLLERFGTATKVLSADGEALACVPNVGRKLVHTIRTAGDHVCADEVLRWCDDQGVRLVRDTDADYPMGLKDLDDAPPLLFLRGDWVDQDQLSVAIVGTRHATTYGLKQAERLAYGLAKAGITVVSGLARGIDTAAHRGCLDGGGRTMAVLGGGLGEVYPAENKPLADRCSQSGAVISEQPPYAKPRSGHFPQRNRLIAAMSLATLVIEAPDRSGSLITARQAYELNRDVLALPGPVTSRTSRGCNQLIRDGAVLVQTVDDVLEAIGPMSNPVTTDEQTTIRSGAELQLNDIERSVLQAIAPESTSIDTVIAQSGLPAHRVISTISVLEMRRLIRRLSSQYVARI; translated from the coding sequence ATGGATGAATCAATAGTCGATACGGATCAATCGCCGGCAGCCCCCGCCAGTGCATCTTTGCGTGATCTGTTGCAACTGGTGCTGTTGCCCGGCCTGGGACCACGGACATTGGCGCGATTATTGGAACGTTTCGGCACCGCCACCAAAGTCCTCTCGGCGGACGGGGAAGCATTGGCTTGCGTCCCCAATGTTGGACGCAAGCTGGTCCACACGATTCGTACGGCCGGCGATCACGTTTGCGCGGACGAAGTGCTGCGGTGGTGCGATGACCAAGGCGTTCGTCTGGTCCGCGACACCGATGCCGATTACCCGATGGGGTTGAAGGACTTGGACGATGCCCCGCCGCTGTTGTTCCTGCGAGGCGATTGGGTGGACCAGGACCAGCTTTCGGTTGCGATCGTGGGGACGCGGCATGCGACAACGTATGGGTTGAAACAAGCCGAGCGTTTGGCTTACGGGTTGGCCAAAGCGGGCATCACCGTGGTCAGCGGATTGGCGCGTGGCATCGACACCGCGGCCCACCGTGGCTGTTTGGACGGAGGCGGCCGAACCATGGCAGTCTTGGGCGGCGGTCTGGGCGAAGTTTACCCTGCCGAAAACAAACCCTTGGCCGACCGGTGCAGCCAAAGCGGCGCGGTCATCAGCGAACAGCCGCCTTATGCCAAACCACGCAGCGGTCATTTCCCCCAGCGGAATCGGCTGATCGCCGCCATGTCATTGGCCACTTTGGTGATCGAAGCCCCGGACCGCAGCGGATCCTTGATCACCGCACGCCAGGCGTACGAACTGAACCGCGACGTCTTGGCCCTTCCGGGTCCGGTAACCAGTCGCACCTCGCGTGGATGCAATCAATTGATCCGCGATGGGGCGGTTTTGGTGCAAACCGTTGACGACGTGTTGGAAGCGATCGGCCCCATGTCCAACCCCGTGACCACCGACGAACAAACGACGATCCGCAGTGGGGCGGAATTGCAGCTGAATGACATCGAACGTTCCGTGCTACAGGCGATTGCACCGGAGAGCACCTCCATCGACACGGTCATCGCGCAAAGTGGTTTACCGGCGCACCGAGTCATTAGTACGATCAGCGTTTTAGAAATGCGTCGTTTGATCCGTCGGCTTAGCAGTCAATACGTCGCGCGTATCTAG